A genomic window from Salvia miltiorrhiza cultivar Shanhuang (shh) chromosome 5, IMPLAD_Smil_shh, whole genome shotgun sequence includes:
- the LOC131024233 gene encoding protein high chlorophyll fluorescent 107-like: MSTFSSSSSSSSSKFTLFSPSQNPNYSKFHLITPLKTPNSSPPHRTLLHIHSHDSSSPPALRENPQTSASKAEMEEYGDGFDEEIIKAKKSLEELLVVRRPVMEEGRAEEDGGSGVKLQEGAASSKVDEGLSRFAKKMPIFEPKILESGSEEKLLLVNLDLALYKAKLLVRNYRFQEAEEILRKCINYWPEDGRPYVALGKALSKQSKMNEARAVYEKGCQATQGENSYIWQCWAVLESRMGNIRRARELFDASTVADKKHIAAWHGWAVLEMKEGNIKKARHLLGKALKFCGGNEYIYQTLALLEVRSKRYEQARYLFKQATKCNPRSCASWLAWAQLEAQQENIRAARRLFEKAVQSSPKNRFAWHVWGVFEANLGNLDLARKLLMIGHAVNPRDPVLLQSLALLEYRYSTANLARVLFKRASELDPRHQPVWIAWGWMEWKEGNLAKARELYQKALSIDSTTESAARCLQAWGVLEQRVGNLSAARRLFRSSLNINSQSYVTWMTWASLEEDQGNSIRAEEIRNLYFQQRTEIVDDASWIMGFLDIIDPAVDSIKRLLNLEKGDSTAEERIANEQFGGVSADNGEGNAAGSGSGFNLDEFVRQKLSLDPSNLEVRFASSSWSKSGKSATNVRRSESKNAPAVPKE, encoded by the exons atgagtaccttctcttcttcttcttcttcatcaagCTCAAAATTCACTCTCTTTTCACCTTCCCAAAACCCGAACTACTCAAAATTCCATCTCATCACACCCTTAAAAACTCCCAATTCTTCCCCACCACACCGTACTCTGCTCCACATACATTCTCATGACTCATCATCTCCGCCAGCTCTTCGAGAAAACCCTCAAACCTCTGCATCGAAAGCTGAAATGGAGGAATATGGAGATGGTTTCGATGAGGAGATCATCAAGGCCAAGAAGTCCCTAGAGGAATTGCTCGTTGTTCGAAGGCCGGTTATGGAGGAAGGGAGAGCAGAAGAGGATGGTGGGAGTGGGGTTAAGCTGCAGGAGGGTGCAGCTTCTTCGAAAGTCGATGAAGGGCTATCGCGATTTGCGAAGAAGATGCCGATTTTTGAGCCTAAGATTCTGGAGTCTGGCTCCGAGGAGAAGCTCCTATTGGTGAATTTGGATTTGGCTCTGTATAAAGCTAAGCTTTTGGTGCGGAACTATCGGTTTCAAGAGGCAGAGGAGATACTTAGGAAG TGTATAAACTATTGGCCAGAAGATGGGAGACCCTATGTGGCACTAGGGAAGGCTTTGAGCAAACAGTCGAAAATGAATGAAGCCCGAGCTGTATACGAAAAGGGATGCCAGGCTACACAGggagaaaattcatacatttgGCAG TGTTGGGCCGTTCTGGAGAGTAGGATGGGAAACATAAGGAGAGCTAGAGAACTATTTGATGCTTCCACAGTTGCTGACAAGAAGCACATCGCGGCCTGGCATGGATGGGCAGTCTTGGAGATGAAGGAGGGAAATATCAAGAAAGCAAGGCATCTTCTTGGCAAAGCCCTCAAGTTCTGTGGTGGAAATGAGTACATATACCAAACACTCGCACTTCTTGAAGTTAGATCAAAACGGTATGAACAAGCTCGATATCTCTTCAAGCAGGCAACAAAGTGCAATCCTAGAAGCTGTGCTAGTTGGCTA GCGTGGGCACAGCTTGAGGCACAGCAGGAGAATATCCGCGCTGCAAGAAGGCTTTTTGAG AAAGCTGTTCAGTCGAGTCCCAAGAATAGGTTCGCGTGGCATGTTTGGGGAGTCTTTGAAGCTAATTTAGGAAATTTAGATTTAGCAAGGAAGCTTCTGATGATAGGACATGCTGTGAATCCGAGAGATCCGGTGCTTCTGCAGTCACTTGCACTACTAGAATACAGATACTCGACTGCAAATTTAGCACGCGTTCTCTTCAAGAGAGCATCAGAACTGGATCCGAGACATCAACCCGTGTGGATT GCTTGGGGTTGGATGGAGTGGAAAGAAGGAAACTTAGCTAAGGCTAGAGAGCTTTACCAAAAGGCACTATCAATAGATTCAACCACTGAAAGCGCTGCTCGCTGCCTTCAG GCTTGGGGTGTCTTAGAACAAAGAGTTGGCAATCTGTCAGCGGCAAGGAGACTATTCAGATCTTCCCTCAACATAAACTCCCAAAGCTACGTCACATGGATGACGTGGGCGTCTCTAGAAGAAGATCAAGGCAACTCCATACGCGCAGAGGAAATCCGCAACCTCTACTTCCAGCAG CGTACTGAGATTGTGGACGATGCCTCATGGATCATGGGATTCCTGGACATCATTGATCCAGCAGTAGACAGCATAAAGAGGCTTCTCAACTTAGAGAAAGGCGACAGCACTGCTGAGGAACGCATTGCAAACGAACAATTTGGAGGAGTTTCTGCTGATAATGGTGAGGGTAATGCAGCTGGAAGTGGAAGTGGTTTTAATCTGGATGAGTTTGTACGACAGAAACTGTCATTGGATCCTTCGAATCTTGAGGTTCGATTTGCGTCATCGTCTTGGTCGAAGAGTGGTAAATCTGCCACAAATGTGAGAAGATCAGAGAGCAAGAATGCCCCAGCAGTGCCAAAGGAGTGA